The following proteins are encoded in a genomic region of Arcobacter suis CECT 7833:
- a CDS encoding threonine/serine exporter family protein, with translation MKDLNYQKQSLITRTIIKSAVLMSEFGAESILIEQTAQRLGHALGIDSVEISLIPSAIVLTTLHDSQCVTTTRRVHHKPINMSIVCEIQKIVINIEKQKYDVNYLVKALKDIEPNYYNRWLVVFMVGLACASFSYLQGGDWSAFFITLIASSTAMFVRQELARKRFVLIITFGVTAFTATLIASISQINGLSSTPNIALASSVLLLAPGFSFINSFLDALKGYLMMGWGRWMEGILLTIATSIGIIIAMAILNIKGW, from the coding sequence ATGAAAGACTTAAATTACCAAAAACAATCACTAATCACAAGAACTATTATCAAATCTGCTGTTTTAATGTCGGAATTTGGTGCAGAAAGTATTTTAATAGAACAAACAGCTCAAAGACTTGGACATGCATTAGGAATTGATTCTGTTGAAATATCTTTAATTCCATCAGCAATAGTTTTAACAACACTTCACGATAGCCAATGTGTTACAACAACAAGAAGAGTTCATCATAAACCCATAAATATGTCAATCGTATGTGAAATACAAAAAATAGTAATAAACATAGAAAAACAAAAATATGATGTAAACTATTTAGTAAAAGCTCTAAAAGATATTGAACCAAACTATTATAATAGATGGCTTGTTGTTTTTATGGTTGGACTTGCTTGTGCTTCATTTTCATATTTACAAGGTGGTGATTGGAGTGCATTTTTTATAACATTAATTGCATCATCAACTGCAATGTTTGTTAGACAAGAATTAGCAAGAAAAAGATTTGTTTTAATCATAACCTTTGGTGTCACTGCTTTTACAGCAACACTAATCGCAAGTATTTCTCAAATAAATGGGTTAAGTTCTACTCCAAATATTGCCCTTGCTTCAAGTGTTTTATTACTTGCCCCTGGATTTTCATTTATAAACTCTTTTTTAGATGCTTTAAAAGGTTATTTAATGATGGGTTGGGGTCGTTGGATGGAGGGAATTTTACTCACAATTGCCACATCAATTGGAATTATCATAGCAATGGCTATTTTAAATATAAAAGGTTGGTAA
- a CDS encoding threonine/serine exporter family protein: MTDLIIKMILEAIFASIASVGFAMVFNVPKHTLIYCAFGGAITYITRTIFLHLGLGIEISTFIASTFIGIIALYWSRKYLIPRPVYTVASIIPMIPGTFAFSAMISLVDMNSHGVTPELIEIFIENGLKAVSILGAISFGLALPSLYFMRLNRPVI; encoded by the coding sequence ATGACTGATTTAATAATTAAAATGATTCTTGAAGCAATCTTTGCAAGTATCGCTTCTGTTGGTTTTGCTATGGTTTTTAATGTTCCAAAACATACTTTAATTTATTGTGCATTTGGTGGGGCAATTACTTATATAACTAGAACTATCTTTTTACATTTAGGGCTTGGCATTGAAATTTCTACATTTATAGCTTCAACTTTTATAGGAATTATTGCTTTATATTGGTCAAGAAAATATTTAATTCCAAGACCTGTTTATACAGTTGCATCTATTATTCCTATGATTCCAGGAACTTTTGCATTTTCTGCAATGATTTCTTTAGTTGATATGAATAGCCATGGAGTAACACCTGAATTAATAGAAATATTTATTGAAAATGGATTAAAAGCGGTATCAATTTTGGGGGCTATTAGTTTTGGTCTTGCTTTACCATCACTTTATTTTATGAGATTAAATCGACCTGTTATTTAA
- a CDS encoding MalY/PatB family protein: protein MLNNIEYNFDEEINRKNTNCAKYDGLKKYFGYEDLNPLWVADMDFKTPSFINDAIINAAKNSLYGYSIDSDEIYQSIINWQNTQHNWQINKEDIYMINGVVPAYSACIEAFSEENDEVIVQTPIYPPLFKCVNANNRKVVVNELKKDENGYYTMDLDDLEKKITSKTKILALCSPHNPVGRVWSKDELEKLANICIKHNIIIVSDEIHSDITFKKFTPLASISQKIANQTITLNSAGKTFNIAGLNSAYAISKNQDLLNKFKKIAQKREIQSINFFGYIATKTAYDNGAIFVEELKKYLLSNMNFTKNYFEKNSIKIDFKIPEATYLVWLDFSKYNLSHNEIKNILLTKSKIALNDGVSFGSNGNKYFRLNVALSKNALEIALNQLSKEFQ from the coding sequence ATGCTTAATAATATTGAATACAATTTTGATGAAGAAATAAATAGAAAAAATACTAATTGTGCAAAATATGATGGTTTAAAAAAATATTTTGGATATGAGGACTTAAATCCACTTTGGGTTGCAGACATGGATTTTAAAACTCCAAGTTTTATAAATGATGCCATAATAAACGCAGCCAAAAATTCACTTTACGGTTATAGCATTGATAGTGATGAGATTTATCAATCAATAATTAATTGGCAAAATACACAACATAATTGGCAAATAAATAAAGAAGACATTTATATGATAAATGGTGTAGTTCCAGCTTATAGTGCTTGTATTGAAGCCTTTAGTGAAGAAAATGATGAAGTAATAGTTCAAACTCCAATTTATCCTCCACTTTTTAAATGTGTAAATGCAAATAATAGAAAAGTAGTTGTAAATGAACTAAAAAAAGATGAAAATGGTTATTACACTATGGATTTAGATGATTTAGAAAAAAAGATAACTTCTAAAACAAAAATCCTAGCTTTATGTTCTCCACACAATCCAGTTGGTCGAGTTTGGAGTAAAGATGAACTTGAAAAACTCGCAAACATTTGTATCAAACACAACATTATAATTGTTTCAGATGAAATTCACTCGGACATTACATTCAAAAAATTCACTCCGCTTGCATCTATTTCACAAAAGATTGCAAATCAAACAATTACTTTAAATAGTGCTGGAAAAACTTTTAATATTGCAGGTCTAAATAGTGCTTATGCAATAAGTAAAAATCAAGATTTATTAAATAAATTTAAAAAAATAGCCCAAAAGAGAGAAATCCAATCAATAAACTTTTTCGGATATATCGCAACAAAAACAGCTTATGATAATGGAGCTATTTTTGTAGAAGAGTTGAAAAAATATCTTTTATCAAATATGAATTTTACAAAAAATTATTTTGAAAAAAACAGTATAAAAATAGATTTTAAAATTCCCGAAGCAACATACCTTGTATGGCTTGATTTTTCAAAATATAATCTTTCTCATAATGAAATTAAAAACATATTATTAACAAAATCAAAAATTGCTCTAAATGATGGTGTTTCTTTTGGTAGCAATGGAAATAAATATTTTAGACTAAATGTAGCACTTAGTAAAAATGCCCTAGAGATAGCATTAAATCAGTTATCTAAAGAGTTTCAGTAG
- a CDS encoding menaquinone biosynthesis decarboxylase: MKEAIELLKKHDLLKIIDDELDIYLEIPHIAYIEVKTENSKAILFTNPVDRKNNKKFDIPVLMNVFCNEKAVELFIGDGDKIGREIESLLKMKPPTTFSEKLSTFGKLFALKNTIPKKLKGKGECQQIIKLGSDAKLSDLPILTTWEQDGGPFITMGQVYTTSLNGELKNLGMYRLQVYEDNTLGLHWQIHKDSNHFFHEYKKAGKKMPVSIGIGGDPMYIWCGQAPLPIGIFELMLYGFVKNKNAELVKSITNDIYVPKDNDFIIEGFVDPSKIRIEGPFGDHTGYYTLEEEYPFMEITAITSKAKPTFLATVVGKPPLEDKYMGHATERIFLPLLKTTAPDLIDYYMPENGVFHNLIMAKIKTLYPGHASQMMHAFWGVGQMSFVKHAIFVNEDAPDLTNHQEVIKHILNRLNVEDMLISKGVVDALDHSSPKFAVGGKLGLDCTGDEIEELGITLLDDEVLLSKMQNISSEIKALKQYFLDTKNPITVISVEKTRNQKYLFEELKPLFEYIKILIIVDDAKNDVTNEYMLVWRVCNNIDSNRDLFIDGHTMCLDATDKNAHDNFKRRWPDDVDCTKEVIESLRKRKIIDVSDEFIKKFYL; this comes from the coding sequence ATGAAAGAAGCAATTGAACTATTAAAAAAACATGATTTACTAAAAATTATTGATGATGAACTTGATATTTATTTAGAAATCCCGCATATTGCCTATATTGAAGTTAAAACAGAAAATTCTAAGGCGATTTTATTTACAAATCCAGTTGATAGAAAAAACAATAAAAAATTCGATATTCCAGTACTTATGAATGTATTCTGTAATGAAAAAGCAGTTGAACTTTTTATTGGTGATGGGGATAAAATAGGGCGAGAAATAGAGTCATTATTAAAAATGAAACCGCCAACAACTTTTAGTGAAAAACTTTCAACTTTTGGAAAACTTTTTGCACTTAAAAACACAATTCCAAAAAAATTAAAAGGAAAAGGCGAGTGTCAACAAATCATAAAACTTGGTAGCGATGCAAAACTTTCTGATTTACCAATTCTTACAACTTGGGAGCAAGATGGTGGTCCATTTATTACTATGGGGCAAGTTTATACAACTTCTTTAAATGGAGAGCTAAAAAATCTTGGAATGTACAGACTTCAAGTTTACGAAGATAATACTTTAGGACTTCACTGGCAAATTCATAAAGACTCAAATCACTTTTTCCATGAGTATAAAAAAGCTGGTAAAAAAATGCCAGTAAGTATTGGAATTGGAGGAGACCCAATGTATATTTGGTGTGGACAAGCGCCTCTACCAATTGGTATTTTTGAACTTATGCTTTATGGTTTTGTAAAAAATAAAAATGCTGAGCTTGTAAAATCAATTACAAATGATATTTATGTTCCAAAAGATAATGACTTTATTATTGAAGGTTTTGTTGATCCTTCAAAAATAAGAATTGAAGGACCTTTTGGAGATCATACTGGATATTACACACTTGAAGAAGAGTATCCTTTTATGGAAATTACTGCAATTACAAGTAAAGCTAAACCTACATTTTTAGCAACGGTTGTTGGAAAACCACCTTTAGAAGATAAATATATGGGACATGCAACGGAGAGAATATTTTTACCACTTTTAAAAACAACTGCTCCTGATTTAATTGATTATTATATGCCTGAAAATGGGGTTTTTCACAATCTTATTATGGCAAAAATCAAAACTTTATATCCAGGTCACGCAAGCCAGATGATGCACGCATTTTGGGGTGTTGGACAAATGAGTTTTGTTAAACATGCTATTTTTGTAAATGAAGATGCACCAGATTTAACAAATCATCAAGAGGTTATAAAACACATTTTAAATAGATTAAATGTTGAAGATATGTTAATCTCAAAAGGTGTTGTTGATGCCCTTGACCATTCAAGTCCAAAATTTGCAGTTGGTGGAAAACTAGGACTTGATTGTACGGGTGATGAAATAGAAGAGTTGGGAATTACACTTTTAGATGATGAGGTTTTATTGTCTAAAATGCAAAATATTTCAAGTGAAATAAAAGCTTTAAAACAATATTTTCTTGATACAAAAAATCCAATAACAGTAATTAGTGTAGAAAAAACAAGAAATCAAAAATATCTATTTGAAGAGTTAAAACCACTTTTTGAATATATTAAAATTTTAATTATTGTAGATGATGCTAAGAATGATGTAACAAATGAATATATGCTTGTTTGGAGAGTTTGTAATAATATAGATTCAAATAGAGATTTATTTATTGATGGTCACACTATGTGTTTAGATGCAACTGATAAAAATGCTCATGATAATTTCAAACGAAGATGGCCTGATGACGTGGATTGTACAAAAGAGGTAATTGAGTCTTTAAGAAAGCGAAAAATTATTGATGTAAGTGATGAATTTATAAAAAAATTCTATTTATAA
- a CDS encoding type III pantothenate kinase, with protein sequence MIGVLELILCDIGNTTYHFLIKGKHKKYFLDEKVPKFDEEIYFVSVNEKATKRLLKKNPHAKNINKLLTFQTSYLGLGIDRALACSFQDNCVIVDAGSAITVDVMEEGVHKGGFILLGLRRFMKSYPKISKKLKFEFEKEINLDKIPLCTKDAIQYAMLKSIILPIKEVSLNKNIIFTGGDGEVLSKYFENSTYKKDLIFENMKRIIDANNCIA encoded by the coding sequence ATGATTGGAGTGTTAGAGTTGATTTTATGTGATATTGGAAATACAACTTATCATTTTTTGATAAAAGGCAAACATAAAAAATATTTTTTAGATGAAAAAGTTCCAAAATTTGATGAGGAAATTTATTTTGTTTCTGTAAATGAAAAAGCTACTAAAAGACTACTTAAAAAAAATCCTCACGCGAAAAATATAAATAAACTTCTAACCTTTCAAACTTCATATCTAGGACTAGGAATTGATAGGGCTCTTGCTTGTTCTTTTCAAGATAATTGTGTGATTGTTGATGCTGGAAGTGCAATAACTGTTGATGTTATGGAAGAAGGTGTTCATAAGGGTGGATTTATACTTTTGGGATTGAGAAGATTTATGAAAAGTTATCCAAAAATATCAAAAAAATTAAAGTTTGAGTTTGAAAAAGAGATAAATTTAGATAAAATACCGCTTTGCACGAAAGATGCTATACAATATGCTATGTTAAAATCTATCATTTTACCAATCAAAGAAGTAAGTTTAAATAAGAATATTATATTCACTGGTGGTGATGGAGAAGTTTTGAGTAAATATTTTGAAAATAGCACATATAAAAAAGATTTAATATTTGAGAACATGAAAAGGATTATTGATGCTAACAATTGCATTGCCTAA
- the hisG gene encoding ATP phosphoribosyltransferase, which translates to MLTIALPKGRIAEETLDKFEKAFGEKFIFEDRKLILEKAGFRFLNVRNQDVPTYVMHGAADLGVVGLDVLEEKEYDLIKLLDLQLGKCKVAFGLRKGEELNFNKSKITIATKHEVIAKKFFEQKAMAVEIIKLYGSIELAPLVGLCDCIVDIVETGETMKQNGLEIGPTIMESSAHLIANKNSFYAKKDLILDLKERIEAHI; encoded by the coding sequence ATGCTAACAATTGCATTGCCTAAGGGAAGAATTGCTGAGGAAACTTTAGATAAATTTGAAAAAGCTTTTGGTGAAAAGTTTATTTTTGAAGATAGAAAATTAATACTTGAAAAAGCTGGATTTAGATTTTTAAATGTTAGAAATCAAGATGTACCAACTTATGTAATGCATGGCGCTGCTGATTTAGGTGTTGTAGGACTTGATGTTCTTGAAGAAAAAGAGTACGACTTAATCAAACTTCTTGATTTACAACTTGGAAAGTGCAAAGTCGCTTTTGGATTAAGAAAAGGTGAAGAGTTAAATTTCAATAAAAGTAAAATCACAATTGCTACAAAACATGAAGTAATTGCAAAGAAATTTTTTGAACAAAAAGCAATGGCTGTTGAGATTATTAAACTTTATGGCTCTATTGAACTGGCACCTCTAGTTGGGCTTTGTGATTGTATTGTTGATATTGTTGAAACTGGTGAAACAATGAAACAAAACGGACTTGAAATTGGACCAACAATAATGGAAAGTTCAGCTCATCTAATAGCAAACAAAAACTCTTTTTATGCTAAAAAAGATTTAATTTTAGACTTAAAAGAAAGAATAGAAGCACATATATAA